CAGCCGGAATACTGAGCTTCGCAGCCGCGGCTTGCGCCGCCTCATTTCCTTCCTTCGGAATTAAAAGCATCTTCGACTCGGAATCGGACAAGTAAAACTCGAACTCCTCAGCCGTATACGCCGGATTCAGTGGGGCCGCCGTGGCCCTCACCCGAATCACAGCCAGAAACATAATTACCAACtgtaataaaaatatcaaaatcaacaccTAATTAATTCATAGTTCAACAGtaatttatgtttaattaaCGACTAAAATACTCtaatagtaaaaatgatcaaaatcaacacctaattaattcataattcaacagtaattttttcaattcaacagtaatttatgtttaattaaCGACTAAAATACTCTCATAATTCAACAGTAGTAaaatttcatcgaacaccttacATACATTATACTACTACACGTATTATTCGGAAACGGTTAAACGAACCTCGACGGTGTTGGGGAAGGTGAGAGCGACAACATCGCCGGGCCTAACGCCGGCGGCGAAGAGGGAAGAAGCGGCACGTTCGACGAGGTGATGAAGGCGTGAGTGTGTAAGCTCGAACTTGCCGGGAACGGAGATGGCTCGCCGGGAGGGGAAGTTTCCGGCGACGTGCTTCAGCAATCCGGTGAGAGTGGACGTCTCCATGCTTAGAGAATCTGCTAAGATTTCGTGAAAGAAAATGAATGAAACGATACGGTATGGTATGGTATGGGATGAAAGTGTAACGAACGTTTCGGACACATAAATAGATGAAAGAGAGTCGGCCATATCGCGTCTAGCTTTGGGGGAGGTAAGACCGGGGTAGGTAGTGACGTGGGGATCCACGTGGCAGAAAGTGGGCCCATTTTTATTGGACGCTCTGAATTTCggaaattttataaataaaaagaaaattgtgtttatcatattcttcatttttaatatctgtttttataaatttgttctAAAAATACATAAGGAGATCATACAACTTTATaagatactccgtataaaatatATCCACAATACCACAATATTGTAAAAGTTTATTACCccctactttttattttttaacttaaaaataaatatgtaaaaaaaatttcttttgacaacataaattatactaaaaataggaaagtGAAGTTGTCGTGACGAGTTCTAAGTGATAGATGACAAATTTACAAGTCATCTATAACCCCACATAAGTTTATTACtacatactttttatttttaaaattttttaaatacaaaaaaattactctcactAGCTTCATCACCTAACACCTTTTCAAGTACTCAAGTAGGTGTGAATTGTTGTTTGAGAtgaaaaaatttgtatattgtattattaaatatcactcaaattatattattaacctTATTAAATATCTCTTGTAGTATATCTCGTCAGTCCAACAAAAATTCTTAAGTACCTTGATACGTCGCCACTtacaaaataatcattttatgatgtgacaaaatatttttttaaaacgttTAAGTTTACGCTGTATAGAGTGATTTTTGTAAGATAAAAGTAGACGTGTGTAGCgtcattcaatataaaaattaagTTAGGCCAAAGTCGAATTTGGAGTTATGTTGTGTGTAGTTTATATTTGACACGAAGAGAAGAAAATTAGGAATGCAAGTTGGGGAAGGTAAAAGGGGAACCACAGAGTTGAAGCCAATTGTCCTTTCGCAACTTGAATTGGAGGCAGAGGTGCGGGTTGAGTTTTGTTGCACAGTATTTGGCTTTTCGATCTTTGGGTTACTTGGCCTAATGTAAACCAATTATTTTAGGCGTGCACTGTAACCTCTCTGTTCCTTTCTTTCTCTCCTTGACAGGTGATAGCAACTTTTCTCTTCCACCGTTTTTTGGGGTACATTTATAATTTACCTATCCTAATGCCCCATCAGCCCCCTAATATCccctataataataatgtaattataacAATACTTTAAGGTGTTCAGTTGAATCAATTAAGTTACCATCACAAAATGATTTTGTAGACAATATTTGAAAAAgagttagggtgtgtttggtttatgaatTTACACATTaagaatgaaaatcaaaatcacaattagtatttggttgacaactttttaaaacacaattatggAATTTGATTATTCCATCAATTAAAAATCACATTTcctaattaaaaatgagtatcattccatctcattagtaatttaatttttaaattcggattagtatttttaatttttttcatattgaCACCTtggatgttattatatttagGATCAATaaccttgattttttgtttttgtaccgcaacaaatatttgattcccattccgaTTATGATCCATgtacaaaccaaacacaccctttgtCTAGCAATCTAGCTTTGAGTAGTCTTAAATGAAGTTTCTCTCATTTTTCTTGTAATTTATCTCCCCAAAAATaaattactacctccgtcccattttggttgtctgattcgtttaacgaggcttgactgaagttatttttaatctaatttttcataatattaagtttagcattaatatataaaatttatatatttagaaactacattaaaaatactattaaacacaaaaaattaaatttaaaaataataaaaaaagtactaacgaaaataagcaatgaagaaagagttggtttgaccaatgaatagtaaataggacaggtaaaatgagacagagggagtaaaTTGTAATAACTAGACTACCCTCCCTAATAATACTACATACCTtgagaattacaatttttatagACAATGATCCAGGTAAcccaaatattataataaaaattccTAATAAATCTATTCCCAAGTGataatagaattttcctaaATGATTCGAATGTAAagataatataattatggtttgaGCTAAGCAGGCCAAGtttatatgtttaataaaaattaatgggatgtttaattgttcaaatttgattggtgGGAATACGAATTCATGTGAATTTCTAGGACGCATAAATCGCATATCGACCAATATAACCTAAACTGCAAGAATGGAGGTTTTAACAAGTCAATcctaataataaatactaaacTGGGTTTAAAGCATATAGTATGCCTACAGGCTGCAATGAACACATATACATGTGGATATGCAAATGTTGGAACATGATAGTTTTAATTTGGGATGAaaattttaagggaaaattCTTTGGGTATATCAGTCTCAAAAAGTGAACAAAAATACATATGAAAGGTAAATCTGCTTATGTTTTAACTAATTGAACTTTCAACATAAAACAAAACAGCTATCTCCCTTGCCATAGATATAGTGCAAGAAGGTTTATTTCTTCTTGTCACCACCTCCAGTAGCCCTGCACAAATTCCAGACAGATGAAACAGGGGCAGATTAGCATAggtatgaaaaataaaatttatcaatagATTTATTAGGTTTAGAAAGTCTGAATCaataaacaaacatatatatacgaTATATAAGCATTGATGTAGAGGATTTTCGGTGTTTCATAACTAACAATCGAAGGAATAAGTGGGTTTTCGGTGTTTCTTCTCTAACAATCTAAGGAATTACTGAATTACCTCATCTTTCGGAGAACACTAGACATCTCCTCTCTCTTCCTCTTAGCCCTCTTGTGAGTACCCAACTTTCGCTTGGCTACCTTCAAAGCACGCTTGTCCTTCCCAACTTTAAGAAGCTCAGTGATCCTCTTCTCATATGGAGCAAATCCAGCAACTTCCCTGATCAGGCTCTTCACGAAATGGATTCTTTTGCTTGTTTTCTGAGGAAGATCAAAGTTGAACAACAAAGATAAAACTTCAAACCTAAATTGCAAGGTGTGTTGCATAGAAAGAGCAACTATTCACAAATTATTTACAGCAATGCTGATGAATTACAAAGAGCAAAGTTAGAAGCCTACAACAGCAAACTGATATTTGAAAAGCATATCAAACCTACATTGCAACttctaattcatttttcaaaatcaATGACCATAAGCCTTAAAGAACAGATGACCATAAGCCTTAAACAACAGCAACAAAGCTACAACTAAGTAAATCCAATACATCCAATACGATGAACTCATAAATTAACATCAGAAATTTGATATGCACTCACGCCTTTCCGATCAGAGGGCCGTGGTGCTAATTCCTTCTTGGTCACAACATGTCCTCTGTTCAGTCCAACAAACAGCCCAGAATTAGCCTGTTTCGGTGCCATCCCTACATCACCAAACACCACAAAGAATAAATACGCAATAATATAATTCATTCATAAACGTCGCATCACAAAATGCACTTCCACTCTAAGATTCAGCAGCTCATGCTCTTTCACATACAATCAAAAAATCAGCAATCAATGAATACACATACGCATACAAACTGAATtacacttatacgcacaaaa
This portion of the Ipomoea triloba cultivar NCNSP0323 chromosome 5, ASM357664v1 genome encodes:
- the LOC116021087 gene encoding 60S ribosomal protein L36-2-like codes for the protein MAPKQANSGLFVGLNRGHVVTKKELAPRPSDRKGKTSKRIHFVKSLIREVAGFAPYEKRITELLKVGKDKRALKVAKRKLGTHKRAKRKREEMSSVLRKMRATGGGDKKK